A window of the Spirochaetota bacterium genome harbors these coding sequences:
- a CDS encoding GDP-L-fucose synthase, which yields MDKDAKIYIAGHKGLVGSSLHRTLLDLGYSNIVARTHGELDLTRQADTEQFFEEERPEYVFLAASKVGGIIANMTYTAEFIYNNITIAANVINSAYRYGATKLLNIGSSCIYPKIAPQPLKEEYLLTNILEPTNEAYAIAKIAAIKLCRYFNQQYRTNFISVMPTNLYGIRDNFNLETAHVLPALIRKFHLAKLLRNKDYDAVNKDIKTYRLGFGLDDHVDGKSHGSTEKALLEIGITSEYIMLWGTGEPYREFLYVDDLSQACIFLMANYDNFAIGEFINIGSGSDMKIKDIATLVKDVVGYTGDIRYDTSKPDGMQRKLMDSSRIKQLGWTQKHTLADGIRQTYEWYLSNMGEKHS from the coding sequence ATGGATAAAGACGCCAAAATATATATCGCAGGCCACAAGGGGCTGGTGGGATCGTCGCTGCACAGGACCCTGCTGGATCTGGGTTACTCGAACATAGTCGCGCGGACCCATGGCGAGCTCGATCTCACCAGGCAGGCGGATACGGAACAGTTCTTTGAAGAAGAGCGCCCCGAGTACGTCTTCCTGGCCGCGTCCAAGGTGGGCGGCATAATCGCCAACATGACCTACACCGCGGAGTTCATCTACAACAACATAACCATCGCGGCCAACGTCATCAACTCCGCCTACCGCTATGGCGCGACGAAACTGTTGAATATCGGGTCGTCCTGCATCTATCCGAAAATAGCGCCGCAGCCCCTTAAGGAAGAGTATCTGCTGACAAACATACTGGAGCCGACCAACGAGGCCTATGCCATAGCCAAGATAGCCGCCATCAAGCTCTGCCGCTATTTCAACCAGCAGTACCGGACGAATTTCATATCGGTCATGCCCACGAACCTCTACGGCATACGGGACAACTTCAACCTGGAAACGGCCCACGTGCTTCCGGCGCTCATCAGGAAATTTCACCTGGCGAAGCTCTTGCGGAACAAGGACTATGACGCGGTCAATAAAGACATAAAGACCTACCGGCTCGGATTCGGCCTTGATGACCATGTCGATGGCAAGTCGCACGGTTCCACTGAAAAGGCCCTTCTCGAGATAGGCATCACGTCGGAATACATAATGCTCTGGGGCACCGGGGAGCCGTACCGGGAGTTCCTGTACGTCGACGACCTTTCCCAGGCGTGCATTTTCCTCATGGCTAATTACGATAATTTCGCCATCGGCGAATTTATCAATATCGGCAGCGGCAGCGACATGAAGATCAAGGACATCGCGACCCTGGTAAAGGATGTCGTCGGGTACACCGGGGACATCCGCTATGACACCAGCAAGCCCGACGGCATGCAGCGGAAGCTCATGGACAGCTCGCGCATCAAGCAGCTCGGCTGGACGCAGAAGCATACCCTCGCAGACGGTATCAGGCAGACCTATGAGTGGTACCTGAGCAATATGGGTGAAAAACATTCCTGA
- a CDS encoding ABC transporter permease has translation MNLRLILEFTKRDFTEKYAGSLLGVVWAFIYPLVMITIYAVVFSNIMGAKLSPGQGSGFSYVSYLVAGIIPWTAFANTIMRSSTVFLEKKGVISKVHLSLPLLPLYIVLSETITFIITFLLYLILLIVMGMPLYKSIIFIPFIYVVHQIFAYALGLFFAMMVVFIRDFKELINVAFQIWFWLTPIVYVMDIVPTIMRVAMDFNPAYLFISAYHDIFVYGKYPDFISLLILAVSGHVILLFSYVLFKKIEKDIRDFI, from the coding sequence ATGAATCTCCGGCTAATATTAGAATTCACCAAGAGGGATTTTACCGAAAAATATGCGGGATCCCTCCTGGGTGTAGTATGGGCATTCATCTACCCCCTTGTGATGATTACGATCTATGCCGTTGTCTTTTCAAATATTATGGGGGCCAAGCTCAGTCCCGGTCAGGGCAGCGGGTTTTCCTATGTCTCTTACCTGGTGGCGGGAATAATACCCTGGACCGCCTTTGCCAATACCATCATGCGCTCATCCACGGTGTTTCTGGAAAAAAAAGGAGTGATTTCCAAGGTCCATTTGTCACTGCCGCTTCTCCCCCTTTACATCGTATTGTCGGAAACTATAACGTTTATCATAACATTTCTGCTGTATTTGATTCTTTTAATCGTTATGGGCATGCCTCTTTATAAATCGATCATCTTTATTCCTTTTATTTATGTAGTTCACCAGATATTCGCCTATGCGTTGGGCCTGTTCTTTGCCATGATGGTCGTTTTTATCAGGGATTTCAAAGAATTGATCAACGTGGCATTCCAGATATGGTTCTGGCTCACTCCCATCGTCTATGTCATGGATATCGTGCCAACAATCATGAGGGTCGCCATGGATTTCAACCCGGCCTATCTGTTCATATCCGCATACCATGATATATTTGTCTATGGAAAGTATCCTGATTTTATTTCGCTGCTCATTCTGGCGGTTTCCGGCCATGTTATTCTTCTTTTTTCATATGTATTATTTAAAAAAATAGAAAAGGACATACGCGATTTCATATGA